The Pan troglodytes isolate AG18354 chromosome 1, NHGRI_mPanTro3-v2.0_pri, whole genome shotgun sequence genome includes a region encoding these proteins:
- the LOC104007002 gene encoding large ribosomal subunit protein eL27-like, translating to MRKFMKPGKVVLVLAGRYSGCKAVIVKNIDDSTSDCPYSHALVSGIDHYPCKVTAALGKKKITKGSKIKSFAKVCNHNHLMPKARREAKVKFEKR from the coding sequence ATGCGCAAGTTCATGAAACCTGGGAAGGTGGTGCTTGTCCTGGCTGGACGCTACTCTGGATGCAAAGCCGTCATCGTGAAGAACATTGATGATAGCACCTCAGATTGCCCCTACAGCCATGCTCTGGTGTCTGGAATTGACCACTACCCCTGCAAAGTGACAGCTGCCCTGGGCAAGAAGAAGATCACCAAGGGCTCAAAGATCAAGTCTTTTGCGAAAGTTTGTAACCACAATCACCTAATGCCCAAAGCCCGACGAGAGGCCAAGGTCAAGTTtgaaaagagataa